The Pirellulaceae bacterium genome has a segment encoding these proteins:
- a CDS encoding PQQ-binding-like beta-propeller repeat protein codes for MKRIYLTCTLILTCTLIASMVSPLSADLDWNQFRGPQGDGKSTAKNLPVEFDEAKNVRWKTLIPLEGWSSPVVWENEIWVTSGSDGKRELRAICVDLQTGEIVKDLKVFDMVERVVDPAYAFDSPHLNSPATPTPVVEDDCVYVSFGSQGIACLNRKTGDKIWERRDLRIYQPVRQGSSPIVDDKNLYVAFDGTDQQFFVALDKETGETRWKTNRDVNTDWNETLRARGFSLKKGGKPNDNKKSFATATLIEVDGQRQLIAPAAEAMISYDPNTGKELWRVLHPGGFNVAARPIYANGLVYVFTSGLNNYLMGIRPDGTGDVTDTHVAWSTNKGTPGIPSPVIVDDLLYMVTDKGGIVRCLAAETGEPVWSKRIGGNHWASPLYADGKLYFCEKEGDVTVLKVSREQPETMVTNRLDASFVASPAVANDSLILRSTTHLYCLANGYSRSDQEVAEDVKPSLSVVDRSAGSARSRQVRLAKLKTKLEAMVQAGTLTANEAGQLYDAAESAEKYSD; via the coding sequence ATGAAACGAATTTATCTTACTTGCACACTGATCCTTACTTGCACACTGATCGCCTCAATGGTGTCGCCTCTCTCGGCCGACTTGGACTGGAACCAGTTTCGTGGTCCTCAGGGGGATGGGAAATCAACGGCGAAGAATTTACCCGTCGAATTTGACGAGGCAAAGAACGTCCGATGGAAAACATTGATTCCACTTGAAGGGTGGTCTTCTCCGGTTGTTTGGGAGAACGAAATTTGGGTGACCTCTGGAAGCGATGGGAAGCGAGAACTTCGCGCCATCTGTGTCGATTTGCAAACGGGAGAAATTGTCAAAGATCTCAAGGTTTTCGACATGGTCGAGAGAGTGGTTGATCCCGCCTATGCTTTTGACTCGCCGCATCTGAACAGTCCCGCCACACCGACACCCGTCGTCGAGGATGACTGCGTGTATGTGAGTTTTGGTTCACAGGGGATCGCTTGTCTGAATCGAAAAACAGGTGATAAAATTTGGGAACGTCGAGATCTGCGCATTTATCAACCGGTTCGGCAAGGATCATCACCAATCGTGGACGACAAAAATCTGTATGTTGCTTTCGACGGAACCGATCAGCAGTTTTTCGTGGCGCTCGATAAGGAAACGGGTGAGACGCGTTGGAAGACTAACCGCGATGTTAACACCGATTGGAATGAAACATTGCGTGCGCGTGGGTTTTCACTTAAGAAAGGTGGTAAGCCTAACGATAATAAAAAGTCGTTTGCAACAGCCACATTAATTGAAGTCGATGGCCAGCGGCAACTTATCGCCCCCGCAGCTGAGGCGATGATTTCCTACGACCCGAATACGGGAAAGGAACTCTGGCGTGTACTTCATCCGGGCGGATTCAACGTCGCGGCGAGACCAATTTATGCAAATGGATTGGTCTATGTTTTTACCAGCGGATTGAACAATTATCTGATGGGCATTCGACCCGACGGAACCGGTGACGTGACCGATACCCATGTCGCATGGTCTACGAATAAGGGTACACCCGGGATTCCATCGCCTGTTATCGTGGACGATCTGTTATATATGGTGACGGACAAGGGCGGAATCGTGCGGTGCTTGGCGGCAGAAACGGGTGAACCCGTCTGGAGCAAACGCATCGGCGGGAACCACTGGGCATCGCCCCTTTATGCTGATGGGAAACTCTATTTCTGTGAAAAGGAAGGTGACGTTACCGTCCTGAAGGTTTCGCGAGAACAACCTGAAACGATGGTGACAAATCGGCTTGATGCCAGTTTTGTTGCGTCACCTGCGGTGGCCAACGATTCACTCATTCTGCGCTCAACGACCCACCTGTACTGTCTTGCGAATGGTTACTCGCGAAGCGATCAGGAAGTTGCTGAAGATGTCAAGCCGAGCCTAAGTGTTGTTGACCGTTCGGCAGGTTCAGCACGGTCTCGGCAGGTTCGTCTCGCAAAGCTGAAAACCAAACTAGAAGCGATGGTTCAAGCGGGGACTTTGACTGCGAACGAAGCAGGACAACTGTACGATGCAGCCGAGTCTGCTGAAAAGTATTCCGACTAG
- a CDS encoding PSD1 and planctomycete cytochrome C domain-containing protein, with amino-acid sequence MKWSGIIIASLMFNSFDVVTAQDHLPSADQRFGNRYTVSVPDFQKHVIPLLGRLGCNGAKCHGSFQGQGGLRLSLFGFDFQADHAALRAEASSELGNRLNLSRPEESLLVLKPTEQIDHGGGKRLKVDSWEHHLLLRWIQSGGAGAERATAENVRPSEKQFSDKQVAFFEEKIQPLFESHCFECHGHGDPKAGFQAISRETLLQGGKSGVAVVPDDPQQSLLMQAVNYSNDDLKMPPSGKLKPGEIADLEQWIRMGVPWSDRYGSAPVETSQTLVSLYCEPAEIVFQQTGDQSQIRIVAEWESGEREDVTCLTRFQTNDDAVVSVDPSGLATAVGQGDTHVIAFYDNGVVAIPVLQPFQHHPLLNATLEQTDNPSGQSVILPIDRLVNEKLGKLGLRPSQLCSDAEFLRRVSIDMTGTLPAPDEVLEFLSDSTKDKRSQKINELLKRPAYAAWWANKLCDFTGCNPASIQSLLETATETGYVKASEWYDWIFDRIGRNQPYDDLVAGIMLAQLAETGEGMPYFWTRQSLKEPKDTAMSVAHAFLGIQLQCAECHKHPFDRWTQTDFNEFARFFDPLTAGRRTAVVDNDRSLRLLRSHKVMLQAGDDPRKPIMDWLRDPANPWFARAFVNRVWAGYFNRGIVDPPDQFTPANPASNPALLDWLTAQFIENGFDMKWLHRTIANSRTYQRSWKPNETNRNDRRNYSRAVPRRIPAEVVYDAIKQATASDEKQAQVRIDLRRRASGHLSMRMAGTHAMKVFGKPDRSLNCDCERVNAPNLLQSIFLQNDPLVRMRIADSEWIIQIEDDEQKQISIEKNDFVEQAWLRTVNRPPSPAEFDRSLRHIDSVMTVSEGISDLMWALINTKEFLLNH; translated from the coding sequence ATGAAATGGTCTGGAATCATCATTGCCAGTTTGATGTTCAACAGCTTCGATGTTGTCACCGCTCAAGATCACCTTCCATCGGCTGATCAGCGTTTTGGAAATCGTTACACGGTTTCCGTGCCAGATTTTCAAAAGCATGTCATACCGTTGCTGGGGCGACTTGGTTGCAATGGGGCGAAATGTCACGGCTCGTTTCAGGGCCAAGGAGGTTTGCGTCTTTCCTTGTTTGGATTCGATTTCCAAGCCGATCACGCAGCACTGCGGGCGGAAGCGTCCTCAGAGCTCGGCAATCGCCTGAACTTAAGTCGACCAGAAGAAAGCTTGCTCGTGCTCAAGCCCACCGAGCAGATCGATCATGGCGGAGGCAAGCGACTTAAAGTTGATTCGTGGGAACACCACTTGCTCTTGCGGTGGATCCAGTCGGGTGGGGCAGGTGCTGAACGAGCAACGGCCGAAAACGTTCGGCCTTCCGAAAAACAGTTTTCCGATAAACAGGTTGCCTTCTTTGAAGAAAAAATTCAGCCGCTATTCGAAAGTCATTGCTTTGAATGTCACGGTCACGGCGATCCAAAGGCAGGATTTCAAGCCATCTCGCGAGAGACGTTGCTGCAAGGCGGGAAATCGGGAGTCGCCGTTGTGCCGGACGATCCTCAGCAAAGTCTCTTGATGCAGGCGGTAAACTACAGCAACGACGATCTCAAAATGCCGCCCAGCGGTAAGCTGAAACCAGGGGAAATTGCGGATCTTGAACAATGGATTCGCATGGGAGTTCCTTGGTCAGATCGCTATGGATCAGCGCCTGTCGAAACGAGTCAAACACTGGTCTCGCTGTACTGTGAGCCTGCAGAGATTGTTTTTCAGCAAACAGGCGATCAGTCCCAAATTCGAATCGTGGCCGAGTGGGAGAGCGGTGAACGCGAGGATGTCACCTGTTTGACTCGCTTTCAGACCAACGATGATGCGGTGGTAAGTGTGGACCCAAGTGGATTAGCGACTGCGGTGGGGCAGGGCGATACGCATGTCATCGCGTTTTATGACAACGGCGTTGTTGCAATTCCTGTCTTACAGCCGTTTCAACATCACCCCTTGTTGAATGCGACTTTGGAACAAACAGACAATCCTTCCGGCCAATCGGTGATCCTACCTATCGATCGTTTGGTCAACGAAAAGCTTGGCAAGCTTGGCCTTCGACCATCGCAGCTCTGTAGCGATGCTGAATTTCTGCGACGCGTCAGCATCGACATGACGGGTACGCTGCCGGCGCCGGACGAGGTTCTGGAGTTTCTGTCGGACTCGACCAAAGACAAACGATCTCAGAAGATCAACGAATTGCTCAAACGCCCCGCCTATGCGGCTTGGTGGGCTAACAAGCTGTGCGACTTTACTGGTTGTAATCCTGCCTCGATTCAAAGTCTGCTGGAAACGGCCACCGAAACTGGCTATGTGAAAGCCTCCGAATGGTATGACTGGATCTTTGATCGGATTGGTCGCAATCAGCCCTATGATGATCTCGTCGCAGGGATCATGTTGGCGCAATTGGCAGAAACAGGCGAGGGGATGCCGTATTTTTGGACTCGCCAGAGTCTCAAGGAGCCCAAGGATACCGCGATGTCGGTGGCACATGCATTTCTCGGTATTCAATTGCAGTGTGCCGAGTGCCATAAGCATCCATTCGATCGCTGGACCCAAACCGATTTTAATGAGTTCGCTCGGTTTTTTGATCCCCTCACGGCCGGTCGCCGGACGGCAGTCGTCGACAATGATCGATCCTTGCGTTTGTTGCGAAGTCATAAGGTGATGCTCCAGGCAGGTGACGATCCCCGCAAACCCATCATGGACTGGCTTCGAGATCCAGCTAATCCCTGGTTCGCGCGCGCGTTTGTCAATCGAGTCTGGGCAGGCTATTTCAACCGGGGGATTGTCGATCCTCCGGATCAATTTACACCGGCGAACCCAGCCAGCAATCCTGCGCTACTGGATTGGCTGACTGCGCAATTTATCGAAAATGGTTTTGATATGAAGTGGTTGCATCGCACGATTGCCAATAGTCGTACCTATCAACGAAGCTGGAAACCCAACGAGACAAATCGAAACGATCGACGAAATTACAGTCGAGCCGTTCCTCGCCGAATACCGGCGGAAGTGGTTTACGATGCGATTAAGCAGGCGACGGCTTCCGACGAAAAACAAGCTCAAGTCAGAATTGATTTGCGGCGCCGTGCCTCAGGACATCTTTCCATGCGGATGGCTGGAACCCATGCGATGAAGGTGTTTGGGAAACCCGATCGATCGCTCAATTGTGATTGTGAACGAGTCAATGCACCGAATTTGCTTCAGTCAATTTTTCTTCAAAATGATCCACTCGTTCGCATGCGGATTGCTGACAGTGAATGGATTATCCAAATCGAAGATGACGAGCAGAAGCAAATATCGATTGAAAAGAATGATTTCGTTGAACAAGCGTGGTTGCGGACCGTAAATCGACCGCCGAGCCCTGCGGAATTCGACCGTTCCTTACGACATATCGATTCCGTCATGACCGTCAGTGAAGGGATCAGCGATCTGATGTGGGCATTGATTAACACGAAAGAATTTCTTTTGAATCATTGA
- a CDS encoding DUF1501 domain-containing protein, with translation MRNRINRRELLKIGMLGTGLTLSQWLRIQAAEQTPKEKRSAIFIFMEGAPSHQDTFDMKPNAPVDIRGAFQPIATNVPGVQICEQMPRLAERANRFAVIRGVTHSVADHGLAKKYLLTGNKPSQTVSYPEYGSVVSHEHPSAPNLPTYVSIDESFVGPGYLGAQYSALTAEKPRHGIAYKVRGVSLEEGLSVAKYRSQKQLLEDLDLTFRGFEDLDDQVRGMDRFTEQAYDIISSPQTRAAFDLSQEKTTESDRFGKHEFGQSMLLAARLIEAGVHFVTVRLRPADFDFDTHSDNFPRLQRLLPPFDRGLAALLDRLEERGMLSTTAILACGEFGRTPKINPAGGRDHWARAMCAVMAGGDVRGGRAIGETDDTAAEPKSVGFSPDDLAASFYQNIGISSDREFQTNVGRPIMLLREGRPIAELF, from the coding sequence ATGCGGAATCGAATCAATCGTCGAGAGTTGCTCAAGATCGGTATGCTTGGTACCGGTTTGACACTATCGCAATGGTTGCGAATTCAGGCGGCCGAGCAAACGCCGAAAGAAAAACGTTCTGCCATCTTTATTTTCATGGAAGGCGCGCCGTCTCATCAGGACACCTTCGATATGAAGCCTAACGCGCCGGTTGATATTCGCGGTGCGTTTCAACCGATCGCTACCAATGTGCCGGGTGTGCAGATTTGCGAACAGATGCCCCGATTGGCGGAGCGGGCAAATCGGTTTGCGGTGATTCGTGGGGTCACTCACAGCGTTGCAGATCATGGACTCGCGAAAAAATATTTGTTGACGGGAAATAAACCATCGCAAACCGTCAGTTATCCGGAATACGGTAGCGTCGTTAGTCACGAGCATCCGTCGGCACCCAATTTGCCTACCTATGTTTCAATTGATGAGTCGTTTGTCGGACCGGGGTATCTTGGTGCTCAATACAGCGCTCTGACTGCAGAGAAACCTCGTCACGGCATCGCCTACAAGGTGCGGGGAGTTTCTCTGGAGGAAGGGCTCTCTGTGGCGAAATATCGATCGCAGAAACAACTCCTTGAGGATCTTGATCTGACGTTTCGAGGTTTTGAAGATTTAGACGATCAGGTACGTGGGATGGATCGCTTTACGGAGCAGGCTTATGACATTATCAGCTCACCTCAGACACGCGCCGCCTTTGATTTGTCTCAAGAAAAAACGACGGAGAGTGACCGGTTTGGAAAACATGAGTTTGGCCAATCGATGTTGCTTGCCGCGCGACTAATTGAAGCGGGCGTGCATTTTGTTACGGTCCGATTGCGACCCGCTGATTTTGATTTTGATACGCATTCGGATAATTTCCCCAGGCTGCAACGTCTTTTGCCACCGTTTGATCGCGGCTTGGCCGCGCTGCTTGATCGCCTTGAGGAACGAGGCATGTTGAGCACGACGGCCATTCTTGCCTGTGGTGAGTTTGGTCGCACGCCGAAAATCAATCCTGCCGGAGGCCGTGACCATTGGGCGAGAGCCATGTGTGCGGTGATGGCTGGCGGTGATGTTCGAGGCGGTCGAGCGATTGGTGAAACGGACGACACTGCGGCGGAACCTAAGTCGGTCGGATTTTCGCCCGATGATCTTGCCGCGTCGTTTTATCAAAACATTGGAATTTCTTCTGATCGCGAGTTTCAAACGAATGTCGGTCGCCCGATCATGCTGTTGCGAGAGGGACGTCCGATCGCTGAGCTCTTTTAA
- a CDS encoding GDSL-type esterase/lipase family protein, producing MRSLSHRQPRAIRILVFLLSISTFLMTGMSQDAIRPGAANVPQPSPSERHTQKVAAVKSGDYDVALIGDSITHTVGDFGGKYAPMKAVWKKHFAPLKAINLGYSGYRTEQILWNLQNGELDFKQSPKVAVLLIGTNNSDDRHFKTVHTAKEIFAGTKAIVELIQQKHPTTKILILRIFPRGGDNEQGISPPIFHSSAQCIETCRRAGELTKQLADNRQVFWLDINQIFLRSDGTLNTNLMWDLLHPSPAGADAWANAIKPMLKQLLADPAKQSDS from the coding sequence ATGAGAAGCTTGAGCCACCGACAACCCCGCGCTATTCGAATCCTGGTTTTTTTGTTATCGATTTCGACATTCCTTATGACAGGAATGTCGCAGGACGCAATTCGGCCTGGTGCGGCCAACGTTCCACAACCGTCACCGAGTGAGCGTCACACGCAGAAAGTTGCTGCGGTGAAGAGTGGCGACTACGACGTAGCGTTGATTGGTGATTCTATCACTCATACGGTGGGTGACTTCGGTGGTAAATATGCACCGATGAAAGCCGTGTGGAAAAAACATTTTGCGCCGCTCAAGGCAATAAATCTTGGCTATAGCGGTTACCGAACTGAGCAGATTCTTTGGAATCTTCAAAATGGGGAGTTAGACTTTAAGCAATCTCCCAAGGTCGCCGTCTTGTTGATCGGCACAAACAACAGCGATGACCGACATTTCAAGACCGTCCACACCGCCAAAGAGATTTTCGCCGGTACGAAGGCCATTGTCGAACTCATTCAACAGAAACATCCAACGACTAAGATTCTCATCCTGCGAATTTTCCCACGCGGCGGCGACAACGAGCAGGGTATCAGTCCGCCGATCTTTCATTCTTCGGCTCAGTGCATCGAAACGTGTCGTCGCGCCGGCGAATTGACGAAGCAACTCGCAGACAACCGACAAGTCTTCTGGCTCGACATTAATCAGATTTTTCTGCGATCGGATGGCACCCTCAACACCAATCTAATGTGGGACTTGCTACACCCTAGTCCGGCTGGTGCCGACGCCTGGGCGAATGCAATTAAACCGATGCTCAAGCAACTGCTGGCCGATCCGGCTAAGCAATCCGATTCCTGA
- a CDS encoding redoxin domain-containing protein gives MRNYPWYKGWDKTYGDQGLVVLGVHTPETSSESEIRRVRAKVEEAAFRFPIVVDNEKQIWNEWGNSIWPSVYLIDKQGRIRYWWYGELDWQGAGGQEIMAKHLEELLAEGNASQELDSE, from the coding sequence ATTCGCAACTACCCTTGGTACAAGGGTTGGGACAAAACTTATGGAGATCAGGGATTGGTCGTCTTGGGAGTTCATACTCCTGAGACCTCCAGTGAAAGCGAAATCAGACGAGTTCGAGCCAAAGTGGAAGAAGCGGCGTTTCGCTTTCCAATTGTCGTCGACAATGAAAAGCAAATCTGGAATGAATGGGGAAATTCGATTTGGCCCAGCGTCTATTTAATCGACAAGCAAGGTCGTATCCGTTACTGGTGGTATGGCGAACTCGATTGGCAAGGAGCAGGCGGACAAGAAATCATGGCGAAGCACCTTGAAGAACTGCTGGCAGAAGGAAATGCTTCGCAGGAACTCGATTCGGAGTGA
- the msrA gene encoding peptide-methionine (S)-S-oxide reductase MsrA: MPLQRMILPFSCFLIIACLVLSVRAQSGVHRNTTNQLESTFRDLERSGIDGDDKTNRDPGKLAVATFGNGCYWCTEAIFEQLKGVKTVTSGFSGGVVPNPTYKQVLTGRTGHAEVVQIEYDPDEISFARLLEAFWLSHDPTTLNRQGPDVGTQYRSAVFYHDDRQREAAERFKAELNKSKAFRKPIVTEVTKFQAFYPAQAYHQDYFENNGRQPYCQFHIRPKLKKFKRVFREHLELKQ; the protein is encoded by the coding sequence ATGCCACTGCAACGGATGATCTTGCCCTTTAGCTGCTTTCTGATAATTGCATGTTTGGTGTTGTCGGTCCGTGCCCAAAGCGGCGTGCATCGCAACACGACCAATCAGCTAGAATCGACATTCAGAGATCTCGAGCGAAGTGGAATCGATGGAGATGATAAAACGAATCGTGACCCGGGAAAACTGGCCGTTGCGACTTTCGGGAACGGTTGCTATTGGTGCACCGAAGCGATCTTTGAACAGTTAAAAGGAGTCAAGACGGTTACATCTGGGTTTTCGGGCGGCGTCGTCCCGAATCCAACCTACAAGCAAGTTCTCACCGGGAGGACCGGGCATGCCGAAGTTGTCCAGATTGAGTACGATCCAGATGAGATTTCTTTCGCGCGTTTGCTAGAAGCATTTTGGTTGTCGCACGATCCGACGACGCTGAATCGACAGGGACCGGATGTAGGAACGCAGTACCGGTCTGCCGTGTTTTACCATGATGATCGCCAGCGCGAAGCGGCTGAACGATTCAAGGCAGAGTTGAATAAGTCGAAAGCATTCCGTAAGCCAATCGTGACTGAGGTGACGAAATTTCAAGCGTTCTATCCGGCCCAAGCCTATCACCAAGACTACTTTGAAAACAACGGTCGACAGCCCTACTGCCAGTTTCATATTCGCCCCAAACTCAAGAAATTTAAACGAGTTTTTCGCGAACACCTTGAATTAAAACAGTAA